Proteins co-encoded in one Crateriforma spongiae genomic window:
- a CDS encoding NAD(P)-dependent alcohol dehydrogenase, with product MTTIDMPNAQSIPLRPAGSTMSAVTYEDYGDASVLKSSTVDVPHRRPGQLLLQVVASSVNPIDYRMRQGEMRAVLPGGFPRIPGYDVAGYVADNGGDGPFQVGDRVIAFLKHLTGGASADYATCAVHCVAKIPDDLPFDEAAAMPLAGTTALQSLRDHAKMQAGNRVLVNGASGGVGMFAVQIAKASGCHVDAVASGDNEAYCRSLGADGFIDYTQIDFTQTGQTWDIIFDAAGKSSYFQARAALASGGHYVSTEPNLSGLAVSLLTWPLSKSGRIMLAKPNGEDLLQLIDLYRQSKLKITIDRHYGLSQLADAHRRVEQGVDRGKVVVMNDSM from the coding sequence ATGACCACGATTGATATGCCCAACGCCCAGTCTATTCCCCTTCGCCCTGCTGGTTCGACAATGTCGGCCGTCACGTACGAAGACTACGGCGATGCGTCTGTCTTGAAGTCGTCGACGGTGGACGTGCCGCACCGTCGACCGGGGCAGTTGCTGTTGCAGGTGGTGGCATCCAGCGTGAACCCTATCGACTATCGAATGCGGCAAGGTGAGATGCGGGCGGTGCTGCCCGGAGGCTTTCCTCGCATTCCTGGATATGACGTGGCGGGGTATGTCGCTGACAACGGTGGGGACGGCCCCTTCCAAGTTGGTGATCGCGTGATTGCGTTTTTGAAACATTTAACCGGCGGGGCTTCGGCGGACTACGCGACATGCGCGGTCCATTGTGTGGCAAAGATTCCTGATGATTTGCCATTTGACGAGGCTGCGGCGATGCCGTTGGCTGGGACGACAGCCCTGCAGTCGTTACGTGATCACGCAAAAATGCAGGCGGGAAATCGGGTCTTGGTCAATGGTGCCAGTGGAGGTGTCGGCATGTTCGCTGTCCAGATCGCCAAAGCGTCTGGGTGTCACGTCGATGCGGTGGCCAGTGGTGACAACGAAGCGTATTGTCGTTCGCTCGGTGCGGACGGCTTCATTGACTACACCCAAATCGATTTCACCCAGACCGGACAGACGTGGGACATCATTTTTGACGCTGCAGGAAAGTCGAGCTATTTCCAAGCACGGGCGGCCCTGGCGTCCGGAGGGCATTACGTGTCGACCGAGCCGAATCTGTCGGGCTTGGCGGTGTCATTGCTGACTTGGCCGCTTTCGAAGTCCGGCCGGATCATGCTGGCAAAACCGAACGGCGAAGACTTGTTGCAGCTGATCGATTTGTACCGGCAATCAAAACTGAAGATCACCATCGATCGTCACTATGGTTTGTCGCAACTGGCCGATGCCCATCGGCGGGTCGAACAGGGCGTCGATCGTGGCAAGGTTGTCGTGATGAATGATTCGATGTAA
- a CDS encoding MgtC/SapB family protein — protein sequence MTWFDMAPIAVAAGLGFLLGLEREIAGKPAGIRTHMIVAAGSAMLMLLSQRIFDDFQGQQPDQLLRSDPIRVLQAIVVGISFLGAGTIVHDQHEGVEGLTTAATIYLTAGIGVAAAIGQTRLAIVVTVGGLVVLGIVGALERCIARWHRRNSQRVGESDRHIAPESRPSKDDSHE from the coding sequence ATGACATGGTTCGACATGGCCCCAATCGCGGTCGCAGCCGGTCTGGGATTCCTTCTAGGACTGGAACGGGAGATTGCGGGGAAACCGGCAGGAATCCGCACGCATATGATCGTGGCTGCGGGATCTGCGATGCTGATGCTGCTGAGCCAGCGAATCTTTGACGATTTCCAGGGTCAGCAGCCCGATCAGTTGTTGCGATCTGACCCGATCCGTGTCTTGCAAGCCATTGTGGTCGGCATCAGCTTTTTAGGCGCCGGCACCATCGTGCACGATCAACACGAAGGCGTTGAAGGGTTGACCACCGCGGCCACGATCTATTTGACCGCCGGAATTGGTGTCGCCGCCGCCATCGGCCAGACCCGCCTGGCAATCGTCGTCACGGTGGGAGGCTTGGTCGTGTTAGGAATCGTGGGTGCCCTTGAACGCTGCATCGCACGATGGCATCGTCGGAATTCACAACGCGTTGGCGAATCCGATCGACACATTGCACCCGAGTCTCGTCCATCGAAGGACGATTCGCACGAGTGA